A part of Miscanthus floridulus cultivar M001 chromosome 6, ASM1932011v1, whole genome shotgun sequence genomic DNA contains:
- the LOC136459584 gene encoding LOB domain-containing protein 6-like isoform X1 codes for MASSVPAPSGSVITVASSSSSAAAVAVCGTGSPCAACKFLRRKCQPDCVFAPYFPPDNPQKFVHVHRVFGASNVTKLLNELHPFQREDAVNSLAYEADMRLRDPVYGCVGVISILQHNLRQLQKDLALAKYELSKYQAAAVASASTPPTGPQAMAEFIGNAMPNGAHNFINIGHSAALGSLGGSATVFGQEQFANAQMLSRSYDGEPIARLGINGGYEFGYSTAMGGSGAVVSGLGTLGISPFLKSGTAGGDEKPSGGQ; via the exons ATGGCTTCGTCGGTGCCGGCGCCATCGGGGTCGGTGATCACCGtggcatcgtcttcttcctcagcAGCCGCGGTTGCGGTGTGTGGCACGGGCTCGCCATGCGCTGCGTGCAAGTTCCTGCGCCGCAAGTGCCAGCCTGACTGCGTGTTCGCGCCCTACTTCCCACCGGACAACCCGCAGAAGTTCGTGCACGTGCACCGTGTCTTCGGCGCCAGCAACGTGACCAAGCTGCTGAACGAGCTCCACCCCTTCCAGCGCGAGGACGCCGTGAACTCGCTCGCCTACGAGGCCGACATGCGCCTCCGCGACCCCGTCTACGGCTGCGTTGGCGTCATCTCCATCCTCCAGCATAACCTACGCCAGCTCCAGAAGGACCTCGCCCTCGCCAAGTACGAGCTCTCCAAGTATCAG GCGGCAGCGGTAGCTTCTGCGTCCACCCCGCCGACCGGGCCGCAGGCGATGGCAGAGTTCATCGGCAACGCGATGCCGAACGGTGcgcacaacttcatcaacattgGACACTCGGCGGCGCTGGGCTCCCTCGGAGGCTCCGCCACCGTGTTCGGGCAGGAGCAGTTCGCCAACGCGCAGATGCTGTCCAGGAGCTACGACGGCGAGCCCATCGCGAGGCTGGGGATCAACGGCGGCTACGAGTTCGGGTACTCGACCGCGATGGGCGGGTCTGGCGCTGTTGTCTCTGGCCTCGGGACGCTCGGCATCAGCCCGTTCTTGAAGTCCGGTACCGCCGGCGGCGACGAGAAACCCAGCGGCGGTCAGTAG
- the LOC136459585 gene encoding rhodanese-like domain-containing protein 4A, chloroplastic isoform X1, with the protein MALLRLQEQCSLLRISSSHHPNPLDAPRNPRKNQLLLPNAAKTSNASEIPVPRIPTSASKAAVLAPKAALCLDALVPVTAALASWPLPSLAAEGDGKVSLESIVVAIDDFNNRNPFFVAGVVFVWLVVIPLVQEYVFKKYKPVSAIDAFRKLRDVPEAQLLDIRRGKSVRFMAPPNLKLVDKSTVQVEFDEEDDKGFVKEVLARFPDPANTVVCVLDNFDGNSLKVAELLVENGFKEAYAIKGGLRGPEGWQAVQENYLPPSVHVFPRKKKGAKLAHTDASNDGTYGQQQGSEESSAPPSRFVVNTGDESKDVYENSNGSTTAAKHATRRPLSPYPNYPDLKPPSSPTPSKPTK; encoded by the exons ATGGCTCTCCTCCGACTCCAAGAGCAGTGCTCGCTCCTCCGAATCTCCAGCTCCCACCACCCAAATCCTCTCGATGCCCCAAGAAATCCTCGCAAGAACCAGCTTTTACTGCCCAATGCGGCCAAGACTTCCAACGCCTCCGAAATCCCGGTTCCTCGCATCCCCACTAGCGCTTCCAAGGCCGCAGTCCTCGCGCCGAAGGCGGCGCTTTGCCTGGACGCCCTTGTCCCCGTTACCGCCGCCCTCGCGTCCTGGCCTCTCCCTTCCCTTGCGGCGGAGGGCGACGGGAAAGTGAGCCTCGAGTCCATCGTGGTGGCAATCGACGACTTCAACAACCGCAACCCTTTCTTCGTGGCTGGGGTCGTGTTCGTGTGGCTAGTGGTGATCCCGCTCGTGCAGGAGTACGTCTTCAAGAAGTACAAGCCCGTGAGCGCCATCGATGCGTTCCGCAAGCTACGCGACGTGCCGGAGGCGCAGCTGCTGGACATCAGGCGGGGCAAGAGCGTGCGGTTCATGGCACCACCGAACCTGAAGCTTGTCGACAAGAGCACCGTGCAGGTGGAGTTCGACGAGGAGGACGACAAGGGGTTTGTCAAGGAGGTGCTGGCGAGGTTTCCAGACCCGGCGAACACCGTCGTCTGCGTCCTTGACAA CTTTGATGGTAATTCTTTGAAAGTTGCTGAGCTACTGGTGGAGAATGGTTTTAAGGAAGCCTATGCAATTAAAGGGGGCTTGAGAGGCCCAGAAGGGTGGCAG GCGGTTCAAGAAAATTATCTTCCCCCATCTGTTCATGTTTTCCCGAGGAAAAAAAAGGGTGCAAAGTTAGCTCACACAGATGCAAGCAATGATGGAACATACGGTCAGCAGCAGGGAAGCGAGGAATCATCTGCTCCTCCAAGCAGGTTTGTAGTCAATACAGGCGATGAATCCAAAGATGTTTATGAAAATTCCAATGGTAGTACAACTGCTGCAAAACATGCAACTAGGAGACCATTATCGCCATATCCAAAT TACCCTGACTTGAAGCCCCCATCATCTCCAACACCATCAAAACCAACGAAGTAA
- the LOC136459585 gene encoding rhodanese-like domain-containing protein 4A, chloroplastic isoform X2 — MALLRLQEQCSLLRISSSHHPNPLDAPRNPRKNQLLLPNAAKTSNASEIPVPRIPTSASKAAVLAPKAALCLDALVPVTAALASWPLPSLAAEGDGKVSLESIVVAIDDFNNRNPFFVAGVVFVWLVVIPLVQEYVFKKYKPVSAIDAFRKLRDVPEAQLLDIRRGKSVRFMAPPNLKLVDKSTVQVEFDEEDDKGFVKEVLARFPDPANTVVCVLDNFDGNSLKVAELLVENGFKEAYAIKGGLRGPEGWQAVQENYLPPSVHVFPRKKKGAKLAHTDASNDGTYGQQQGSEESSAPPSSTLT; from the exons ATGGCTCTCCTCCGACTCCAAGAGCAGTGCTCGCTCCTCCGAATCTCCAGCTCCCACCACCCAAATCCTCTCGATGCCCCAAGAAATCCTCGCAAGAACCAGCTTTTACTGCCCAATGCGGCCAAGACTTCCAACGCCTCCGAAATCCCGGTTCCTCGCATCCCCACTAGCGCTTCCAAGGCCGCAGTCCTCGCGCCGAAGGCGGCGCTTTGCCTGGACGCCCTTGTCCCCGTTACCGCCGCCCTCGCGTCCTGGCCTCTCCCTTCCCTTGCGGCGGAGGGCGACGGGAAAGTGAGCCTCGAGTCCATCGTGGTGGCAATCGACGACTTCAACAACCGCAACCCTTTCTTCGTGGCTGGGGTCGTGTTCGTGTGGCTAGTGGTGATCCCGCTCGTGCAGGAGTACGTCTTCAAGAAGTACAAGCCCGTGAGCGCCATCGATGCGTTCCGCAAGCTACGCGACGTGCCGGAGGCGCAGCTGCTGGACATCAGGCGGGGCAAGAGCGTGCGGTTCATGGCACCACCGAACCTGAAGCTTGTCGACAAGAGCACCGTGCAGGTGGAGTTCGACGAGGAGGACGACAAGGGGTTTGTCAAGGAGGTGCTGGCGAGGTTTCCAGACCCGGCGAACACCGTCGTCTGCGTCCTTGACAA CTTTGATGGTAATTCTTTGAAAGTTGCTGAGCTACTGGTGGAGAATGGTTTTAAGGAAGCCTATGCAATTAAAGGGGGCTTGAGAGGCCCAGAAGGGTGGCAG GCGGTTCAAGAAAATTATCTTCCCCCATCTGTTCATGTTTTCCCGAGGAAAAAAAAGGGTGCAAAGTTAGCTCACACAGATGCAAGCAATGATGGAACATACGGTCAGCAGCAGGGAAGCGAGGAATCATCTGCTCCTCCAAGCAG TACCCTGACTTGA
- the LOC136459584 gene encoding LOB domain-containing protein 6-like isoform X2 produces MASSVPAPSGSVITVASSSSSAAAVAVCGTGSPCAACKFLRRKCQPDCVFAPYFPPDNPQKFVHVHRVFGASNVTKLLNELHPFQREDAVNSLAYEADMRLRDPVYGCVGVISILQHNLRQLQKDLALAKYELSKYQAAAVASASTPPTGPQAMAEFIGNAMPNGAHNFINIGHSAALGSLGGSATVFGQEQFANAQMLSRSYDGEPIARLGINGGYEFGYSTAMGGSGAVVSGLGTLGISPFLKSGTAGGDEKPSGGY; encoded by the exons ATGGCTTCGTCGGTGCCGGCGCCATCGGGGTCGGTGATCACCGtggcatcgtcttcttcctcagcAGCCGCGGTTGCGGTGTGTGGCACGGGCTCGCCATGCGCTGCGTGCAAGTTCCTGCGCCGCAAGTGCCAGCCTGACTGCGTGTTCGCGCCCTACTTCCCACCGGACAACCCGCAGAAGTTCGTGCACGTGCACCGTGTCTTCGGCGCCAGCAACGTGACCAAGCTGCTGAACGAGCTCCACCCCTTCCAGCGCGAGGACGCCGTGAACTCGCTCGCCTACGAGGCCGACATGCGCCTCCGCGACCCCGTCTACGGCTGCGTTGGCGTCATCTCCATCCTCCAGCATAACCTACGCCAGCTCCAGAAGGACCTCGCCCTCGCCAAGTACGAGCTCTCCAAGTATCAG GCGGCAGCGGTAGCTTCTGCGTCCACCCCGCCGACCGGGCCGCAGGCGATGGCAGAGTTCATCGGCAACGCGATGCCGAACGGTGcgcacaacttcatcaacattgGACACTCGGCGGCGCTGGGCTCCCTCGGAGGCTCCGCCACCGTGTTCGGGCAGGAGCAGTTCGCCAACGCGCAGATGCTGTCCAGGAGCTACGACGGCGAGCCCATCGCGAGGCTGGGGATCAACGGCGGCTACGAGTTCGGGTACTCGACCGCGATGGGCGGGTCTGGCGCTGTTGTCTCTGGCCTCGGGACGCTCGGCATCAGCCCGTTCTTGAAGTCCGGTACCGCCGGCGGCGACGAGAAACCCAGCGGCG GTTACTGA